A genomic region of Janthinobacterium lividum contains the following coding sequences:
- a CDS encoding GntR family transcriptional regulator: MSAEWNDNSPIYRQLKARVVGMMLDGVLQSGDALPSVRQVAADYQLNPITVSRAYQELVDDALVEKRRGLGMYVLEGARDKLLASERERFLREEWPALLEHITRLGLDLDQLLQASRDAGAHGENA; the protein is encoded by the coding sequence ATGAGCGCGGAATGGAACGACAATAGCCCCATCTACCGCCAGCTCAAGGCCAGGGTGGTGGGCATGATGCTCGATGGCGTGCTGCAGTCCGGCGACGCCTTGCCCTCGGTGCGCCAGGTGGCGGCCGACTATCAATTGAATCCCATCACGGTTTCGCGCGCCTACCAGGAACTGGTCGACGATGCCCTGGTGGAAAAACGCAGAGGACTCGGTATGTATGTCTTGGAAGGCGCCCGCGACAAATTGCTGGCCAGTGAACGCGAGCGCTTCCTGCGCGAGGAATGGCCAGCCTTGCTGGAACACATCACCCGCCTGGGCCTGGACCTCGATCAACTGCTGCAAGCGAGCCGCGATGCCGGCGCACACGGAGAGAACGCATGA
- a CDS encoding DUF72 domain-containing protein produces MHTVYIGTAGWSLSSAAASHFPLDGSHLQRYAQVLPCVEINSSFYRPHQSATYARWADSVPAHFRFSVKLPRSITHERRLCDCAAELERFAGEVMQLGNKLGCVLVQLPPSLRFEADVAAAFFLALRQRFDGMLACEARHPSWFEAGATELLTMQRITRVRADPPAGQPGPHVPTTSVAYLRLHGSPKIYYSDYRADYLTALAAELHTPAHADSWCIFDNTAAGAALFNALDLQARLRGGASRAIASLG; encoded by the coding sequence ATGCACACTGTTTACATCGGCACGGCCGGCTGGAGCCTATCCAGCGCCGCCGCCAGCCACTTCCCCCTCGATGGCAGCCATCTGCAGCGCTATGCCCAGGTCTTGCCCTGCGTGGAAATCAACAGCTCGTTCTACCGCCCGCACCAGAGCGCCACTTACGCGCGCTGGGCCGACAGCGTGCCCGCCCATTTCCGCTTCAGCGTGAAATTACCACGCAGCATCACGCACGAGCGGCGCTTGTGCGACTGTGCAGCCGAACTGGAACGCTTTGCGGGAGAAGTCATGCAACTGGGGAATAAACTGGGCTGCGTGCTGGTGCAGCTGCCGCCCAGCCTGCGTTTCGAGGCGGACGTGGCCGCCGCATTTTTCCTTGCCCTGCGCCAGCGCTTCGACGGCATGCTCGCGTGCGAAGCGCGCCATCCCAGCTGGTTCGAGGCAGGCGCAACCGAGCTGTTAACGATGCAGCGCATCACGCGCGTGCGCGCCGATCCGCCTGCGGGACAGCCGGGGCCGCACGTACCGACGACCAGCGTGGCCTACCTGCGCCTGCACGGCAGCCCGAAAATATATTATTCCGACTACCGGGCCGACTACCTCACGGCGCTGGCCGCTGAATTGCACACACCAGCGCATGCGGACAGCTGGTGCATCTTCGACAACACGGCGGCCGGGGCCGCCCTGTTCAATGCGCTGGATTTGCAGGCGCGGCTGAGGGGGGGCGCCAGCCGTGCAATTGCTTCCCTAGGGTAA
- a CDS encoding ABC transporter ATP-binding protein, with protein MNALNKDSVISARGLRKQYGKQVAIDGISFDIAPGRIVGLIGPNGSGKTTTLKAILGLTGFDGDLSVLGRDPRVQRDALMEDVCFIADVAILPSWLRVADAIDFVAGVHPRFDRSKAERYLAHTKLSPKMKVKAMSKGMVVQLHLALVMAIDAKLLVLDEPTLGLDILYRKQFYQNLLEDYFDENKTIVITTHQIEEVEHILSDLMFIRDGKIVLASSMEEVGERYIEVMVGPQHVNPARALQPISERSVFGKSVMLFDGVARTQLAALGEIRTPSLADLFVATMKGSYQ; from the coding sequence ATGAATGCATTGAACAAGGACAGCGTCATCAGCGCGCGCGGCCTGCGCAAGCAGTATGGCAAGCAGGTGGCCATCGATGGCATCAGCTTCGATATCGCGCCGGGGCGCATCGTCGGCTTGATCGGCCCTAACGGTTCCGGCAAGACCACCACCCTGAAAGCCATCCTGGGCCTGACGGGCTTCGATGGCGACTTGTCGGTGCTGGGGCGCGATCCCCGCGTGCAGCGCGATGCGCTGATGGAAGACGTGTGCTTCATCGCCGACGTGGCCATCCTGCCAAGCTGGCTGCGCGTCGCCGACGCCATCGATTTCGTTGCTGGCGTGCATCCACGTTTCGACCGCAGCAAGGCCGAACGCTACCTGGCCCACACCAAGCTGTCGCCGAAGATGAAGGTCAAGGCCATGTCGAAGGGCATGGTGGTGCAGCTGCACCTGGCGCTCGTGATGGCCATCGATGCCAAACTGCTGGTGCTCGACGAGCCGACCCTGGGCCTGGACATCCTGTACCGCAAGCAGTTTTACCAGAACTTGCTGGAAGACTATTTCGATGAAAACAAGACCATCGTCATCACCACGCACCAGATCGAGGAAGTGGAACACATCCTCAGCGACCTGATGTTCATTCGTGACGGCAAGATCGTACTGGCGTCCAGCATGGAAGAAGTGGGCGAGCGCTACATCGAGGTGATGGTGGGCCCGCAGCACGTCAATCCAGCGCGTGCTCTGCAGCCGATCAGCGAACGCAGCGTGTTCGGCAAGTCGGTGATGCTGTTCGACGGCGTCGCCCGCACCCAGCTGGCCGCACTCGGCGAAATACGCACGCCCAGCCTGGCTGACCTGTTTGTCGCGACCATGAAAGGATCGTACCAATGA